In a single window of the Paracoccus sp. SCSIO 75233 genome:
- a CDS encoding site-specific integrase, whose product MLKLHDELIEELAKSLMEQNYNPVVVTNHRLYARRFLDYLAERGMPVTMVTPAQVDQYFRHAVLCFQDRYGRPPSSRWHRLPQTAIGRLLRLAQGTWPPETEIESGAMLRHAICHDYGNWMRDERGLSDATIDARSREARRFLDWYFCRSGADDLSAMAVRDIDHYMDMRAIGLRRISLSGSAAWLRSLLRYLHQSGRVPTDLSPQVIGPMLYAYEDVPSILSRSQIDLVLEATGRDRSPRGLRDHAILLMLATYGLRQGEICNLRLDDIDWRADSLRIRHTKTNACSTMPLLTPVGDALLDYLRAGRPQVECREIFIRSLAPYTRMTNLHGMVKRRLAAAGVTPVGKRGPHIFRHARAVELLRASVPQKIIGDVLGHRSTESTNTYLKLATEDLRAVALDVPGSEVLS is encoded by the coding sequence ATGTTGAAATTGCACGACGAGCTGATCGAAGAGCTTGCGAAATCGCTCATGGAGCAGAACTACAATCCGGTGGTCGTGACCAACCATCGGCTCTACGCCCGCCGGTTCCTGGACTACCTGGCTGAGCGTGGCATGCCGGTGACGATGGTGACGCCAGCGCAGGTCGATCAGTATTTCCGCCACGCAGTCCTTTGCTTTCAGGATCGCTACGGTCGTCCGCCCAGCTCACGCTGGCACAGGCTGCCGCAAACAGCGATCGGCAGGTTGCTCCGCCTCGCCCAAGGCACGTGGCCGCCTGAAACAGAAATCGAATCGGGTGCGATGCTCCGGCACGCCATTTGCCATGATTACGGGAACTGGATGCGTGACGAACGCGGTCTGTCAGATGCGACGATCGACGCGCGCTCACGGGAGGCGCGGCGCTTTCTGGATTGGTACTTCTGCCGCAGCGGCGCCGACGATCTCTCGGCAATGGCCGTGCGCGATATCGATCACTACATGGACATGCGCGCCATCGGTCTGCGCCGGATATCGCTCTCGGGTTCTGCCGCATGGCTCCGTTCGCTGCTACGCTATCTCCATCAGTCGGGGCGGGTTCCGACCGATCTGAGCCCACAGGTCATCGGCCCCATGCTCTATGCCTACGAGGATGTTCCCTCGATCCTGAGCCGCAGCCAGATCGATCTGGTTCTGGAGGCCACCGGCAGAGACAGGTCGCCGAGGGGCCTGCGCGACCATGCCATTTTGCTGATGCTTGCCACCTACGGGTTGCGGCAAGGCGAGATCTGCAATCTCCGGCTCGACGACATCGACTGGCGCGCGGATTCGCTGCGGATCCGGCACACCAAAACCAATGCCTGTTCCACCATGCCGCTTCTGACGCCGGTCGGCGATGCGCTGCTTGACTATCTGCGTGCCGGGCGCCCGCAGGTCGAATGCCGGGAAATCTTCATCCGCTCTCTTGCACCCTATACCCGGATGACGAACTTGCACGGCATGGTCAAAAGACGTCTGGCGGCAGCGGGCGTCACCCCGGTGGGAAAACGTGGACCGCATATCTTCCGCCACGCGCGTGCGGTTGAACTGCTGCGGGCGTCGGTTCCGCAAAAGATCATCGGCGACGTGCTCGGGCACCGATCAACCGAGTCCACCAACACCTATCTCAAACTTGCCACCGAAGATTTGCGGGCGGTAGCGCTCGACGTGCCCGGATCGGAGGTGCTGTCATGA